The genome window CATAGGCCTTACAGATGACAACCTGcgagaaatatatttaaaatcattAAAAGCAAAATAGTGCAGAGgattcaaggggggggggggggtccggcaAACAGAAGAGCTTCCAGTCACCACGTGTTTtcagagaaacagaaagtaGCCCAGAAACAACTTCCACATTATTCAGGAGAACTTCTCTAACACGAAACATCTGATTATGAAAaactaaatgtaataaataaaattttataTGCTAAACATTTTTTTGGATGGTACaaggaaaatatttgtattattattaattgtgtAACTACTAATGAAGTATACAGAAAAATCTACAAATGCATCTGTGAGTTCGATGAAAGCACGACGTGATAATATCTGGATATACgtatgattttattattattcacacaaAGGGCCCAAATCACAGGAGAAAACGTGCATTTTGAcagatataaaaacaacaacacaccatCGTAACAAAGGACTACTGCATTtctgttttagttttagttttactGCATTTCTGTTGGGCATTTTCAAATATCGACTCAGTTTTACTTGCATAGCCCCAAATCAAGACAGAAACCTTCTCGGTGCCATTtagtaaaatcattttatttttgtttttctaatattacgttgaatcaattgagtaatttaatttaatattggtttcatttttatttgtattgttaattggggatgatttatgtacgaaggactttcaacggaaacaagaccgcaagggcttttttgaaatgctcctcttagacaggatgtttgactttatttgtactgtaatacatgctactgtgtgactgtacttgtactctaacattctatctaataaatatattcattcattcatccaagGAGAGCAGGTCCAGACCGGAGCCGGCCGGTCCTGGTCCTGTTTGGTAACAGATGTTGCTCCAAGTTTCATCTCAGTGCACCAAAAGCAGAAATGTGACGTGCACGTGTATATTATAAGAGAAGACGTTTAATCTTTTAGGAATCCGTGTTAACTGAAGGACCGATTTGAAGACAGGTGCACAGAAATGGAGCAATAAAACGGCGAATGAAAACAACACGGGACCTTTTGTTCCGACGGCAGAACCTTTGGGTCAGAACCTTTTgggtcagaacccccccccccatggatcACAACAACAGCCCGGACATCTGCGCTCAGCGTCAAATGGGGATCAAACCTCCCTCTGAGTTCACGGATCCAAAACAGTTCTCCTAATGTCCACTaggcgctgctgcagctcactcCCTGCTCATGAAACACCTTGTTTGGAGGCTCTCCTTCTGCAGCATGTCAACAATGAGACTGGTTTCTACTCTACCGCGTCATCCTTGATGCGTTTCCCCTTGATTGACAGGTCTCTCCGCCCGTCTGGTGCAATCAGGAAGGAAATGGCAGCACGTCTCCAGCCAACAACGGAATACAATCATCAGAACAAAACCCCAACGCACCTGCAACCTCATCTCGCCGGGACGCTCCTGAGAGCACAGCGAGAAATCTGCACGCACGCTGCGGGACAGAAGAGAAGCATCCGTCGGCTCCGAGTCACCGGGTTCGTGTTTTCCAAACATGGAACAGACGCCCCGCAGGGTTTGTTCTGGTCGGGGCTGAAATCGGGACAGCAGGAGTCCGTCGCTCCGGTTCTTACATTGATCGCGCCGTGAATGTTCACGGGGACAAAAATCAAACTACATACGAGATCCTGACCTCCCATGGGCTCGTTGGCTGAAGAAGATCTTTCTCTGCTGCGTATATGGATGACCTTAAAGACGACCTTAAAGGCACGTGCggccgcgcccccccccccccctcaggagcAGCCGCAGTGGTCCACCACCATCGAGGGGATCTTGCCGTAGATGATCTGCTCCTTGCGGTTGAAGTACAACATGTTGATGGGGGACATCTTGGTGGGCGTGCAGCAGGGCCCCGCGGTCCCCCGCGGATTGGCCTTGTTCACCAGGTGTGCGTGCGGGTACTGCTGCAGGTGCATGAATTCACACTCCCCCGAGCAGTAGTTGGCGCGGTAGCGCTTGGGTGCGATGATCCAGTCCCAGCCGAACTCCTCGAAGTCGACCGTGAGCGGGTAGCGGCAGCAGCGGGTCTCTGCGGACTCCTCGTCGCAGTCCAGGCTGGAGTCTCGGCGGGACCGCTTGGGGCTGTCCAGGATCTTCACTTCGATGAACGGTTGCTGGAACGAAAGGGAAGCCGTTACCAAAGCCGAGGTGGACCTCTGCGTCTGCTTGGACCGGGTTCTCTCTGAACTCACCAGACCTTCCTCTCCGGGCTCCGACGAGGTGACGGCGAGATCCTCTCCTTCGGAACCGAAGGCGTTGATCTCGAGGCCGTAGCTGGTCTCCGGCTGACGCAGccacgtctgcagcagagacTTGACGTCGATGCTCTGCCAGGAGCTGGCGCCGGCGTCCGCGCGGATCTTCAGGGAGCGGACTCTGACCCGGGTactgtttccttccttccctggTTTGAGGCGGGACACCTGCAGGAAGACGGAGGTGAGCACGTCCGCTGGCCGCAGGTGAACCCACAGCTGAGCTCGCAGGATGTTTCTGGGTTGGATCTTCGGATTGAGGCTGAACAGACAACAGGAGGACAACTCGTCCACGGaggctgaaaaaagaaaataaaaactcgGTGACGTAATAAAGTCACTGCAAATCATGTATAAAGCAAGGAATGATTTGCTCCAAATAATATACAACTGATGTTTAGTGACAAAGAGGTGAAATGAATTTAGTAAAAAAGTGTCGGTACCACAAAGAAACATGTTTATCCAAAGGTTGGGGAACGATTTACCTCCGGAGGGTGACGTTTATCTTTCACGCCAACAGGAGCGTGTAAAGAATCGTTTGTCATATTTAAAACGGAACTAAAGATATTTACAGCTTAGTGCAGAGATAACTTCTGGTGAGTGTTCCTCAAACGCACCTCAGAACACCTGATGCTGGTTAGTTAGTAGTAGTTAACGGGTAGACATCCTAAACCGGTTTAACACTTCCTCCTTTCATTTAATCCAAGTTTAAAACTGTAGCACAAAGTATCTAATTATCAGAAGCATGTGTTTTTAAAACTCCTCTCGCGTCACAAGTGGTTTCTGATCCGTGCGTAAAATCGACTTTTAACGCGCGGCCGTCCGGTTCCAGTCTGCTTACGCTGCGTGGCCATCGTGATGATGGTCTCCGTCGTGGCGCGCtgctcgtcctcgtcctccacgCGCGGGTCGTACTGCTCCAGGAGCCGCGTCAGCGGCGGCGCTTTGGGCAGCAGCTGGCGGATCATGTCGCGGCTGATGTTCGGAGCCTGGTCCAGCCGCAGGATGCTGAGGATCTGCGACCTGATGCCGTGGAGCCGCATCTGCTTGCTGTGCTCCCGGAGGTCGCAGGCCGAGCACTGCTCTCTGCCGTCGGGCAGCAACTCGGAGGTCCGGTTCGTCTCCAGGGAAAGCCCCGCAGAGAGGAAGACGctcagagggaggaagaggagcattCTGGACCAAAGACGCGTCAGTGCAACGACGCTGCCTGATATAAGTCTGTCCCAGAACCCTTCAGGATTCCGGATTGGCTGCGAGGACGATCTGTTTCAATCTGAGCCGCGATTTAAAGAGCTAGAGAAGTAAATCCGGCCTGGCTGaacgttgatgatgatgatgaatatatttattagatagaatgttagagtacaagtacagtcacacagtagcatgtattacagtacaaataaagtcaaacatcctgtctaagaggagcatttcaaaaaagcccttgcggtcttgtttccgttgaaagtccttcgtacataaatcatccacaattaacaatacaaatttaacaatacaaataaaaataaaaataaaaataaaaccaataataaAACTAACGTTCTGCTCTGAATCTGCATCTCTGAGTTCTgtttgatgttattgttgttatttgaGAGGCTTTTAGAAAGAACCAAACCATTTCATACGACTTCAAGTTTTCCTGCTCCTAATTTACGGGAAAATACTTTCTCACAAAGTCCTGCTATCCTGCAGCAGGAGTCGCCTCCTCCCGTCCCAGCCACCTGCAGCAGGAGTCACCTCCTCCCGTCCCGGCCACCAGCAGCAGGAGTCACCTCCTCCCGTCCCGGCCACCTGCAGCAGAAGTCACCTCCTCCCGTTCCCGGCCACCAGCAGCAGGAGTCACCTCCTCCCATTCCCGGCCACCTGCAGCAGGAGTCACCTCCTCCCATCCCGGCCACCAGCAGCAGGagtcgcctcctcctcctgacataCTTGGTTCTTGTAGTTCTCTGCAGCGACGGGGATGAAATGGGACTCCACGAGTCAAGGTGTTGCTCCTGCTCCAACAGGCGGGGAGAGGATGAAGGAAAGCTGCTCCTCAGAGGCACGACGGAGGCCACGAGTCCGTCCCGTCCGGAGGAGACGCCAGCCGACGGCTGTTCTCCTGCCCCTCGGCCAGCCAGCAGACCCATGCTGGATTACGCTGAGAAGATGTCTGCAGATATCCTCTCCCaggctctgctgctctgctgggaGGTGGAGATTCATTATGAAGACTTTCCCTTCGTGGACACGGAGATACAAGCTGTCAGCCCGAGCCAGGAGCAAAGATCCTGAATGAAGACGACCCGACAGTCAGAACCACCTGCCCTGTTTTACGGTATCGCTCAGGTTCTGGAGGGCCCGGACGGTTATTCCAGCTAATTCTCTAACGTTGAATGAGGTTGAGGTTGCAGTAAATCAGCCAGCTGTGACGAGACCGATCATTTCGACAGCCGTCAAACTGGGACCACCTCGCCATTCAGCGTGTTTACCCCGCCTGGACCTGGAAGTAGAACCAGAGGTTGAATCAATAGTTCGGAACCGAGGCTTTCCTGTATGTTTAGAGACCAAAGACCAACGTTCACGCAGAAGAACCGCTTTGgccttgtttgtcttttcactCATTTCCTAACAAACAGCTTTAGCAGAGAATCCGTCTTTATTATTAAACAAATTGTATGCCGTTTGAAAAACCAAGCAAACAACCAAACTCATCTATAAAATTGTCTTATAATTTACTAAAAGCATCTTGCCTTAGAGGGCTATGGGAAGAAGAATTGGGGACGGAAATGAATGATGAGGATTGGGACAGCGCACGGAGCAATGCTAACTCATTAAGTGTTTGTAAATTTAAATCCTACATCGGGTGCATATCTCCCCTTCCCTACGCCGTAAATTTAGTTCGGAGCTTTCTCCGTTTTGTCCCAAGTGTAAAACCGAAGTGGGTACTCTTACACATTGCTACTGGTCGTGtagaaaaatacaacatttttggTCTCCTGTGAGAGGTGAACTGGATAAGATATTCTCTGTCTCTACTGCCACAGTATGCGATCCATTAACTATGTTGCTAGGAATGTCAAATGTCACTATTAGTGGAAAACATCAAAGGCAACTCGAGAGGATACTGACATTTTGTGCCAGGAAATGTGTCCTTCTGAATTGGGTTACAGATAAAGCACCAGGCAAAAATCAATGGCACCGAACGATACTTGAATACTAGCAAGCTGCAAAATAGAGACGAAGTATTTCACAGAATTTGGGACCCCTTCATGACATACGTTGGTCTGGACAATTCCACCATCTTTCTTAGAGGCATGATTTGAATTGAAGACAGTCCCATGCGGACTTGCGAGTTTCCACTTGTCATTACAAGGAGCCGgaatgttctgttctgttttttggggtttttttcttttctgtattaagaaaatgtcaataaacatAATTTTGAAAAATTAAACTAGTGCTGCTAACCcccattataaaaaaaatgaaaaccatttgACGAGTTAACAGAACTGGTAACTAACTTAAACTAGTGCTGCTAACTCAttataaacaaattaaaaccaTTTGACGAGTTAACAGAACTGGTAACTAACTTAACTAGTGCTGCTAACTCAttataaacaaatgaaaaccatTTGACGAGTTAACAGAACTGGTAACTAACTTAAACTAGTGCTGCTAACTCAttataaacaaattaaaaccaTTTGACGAGTTAACAGAACTGGTAACTAACTTAACTAGTGCTGCTAACTCAttataaacaaatgaaaaccatTTGACGAGTTAACAAAACTGGTAACTAACTTAAACTAGTGCTGCTAACTCAttataaacaaatgaaaaccatTTGACAAGTTAACAGAACTGGTAACTAACTTAACTAGTGCTGCTAACTCATAAACATGGGTTCTGTAAGGGTTTTCTACCGGTTCTtgtgttctccttcgtgggtgcgtagtcaatgaggagaatgtggatCTTAAGATCAAGATATTtctataattaacagatcagtacagttagtaCTTGAATGCTTGAATGAAGATTCTTCCTGCTTCTTTAGAGTATTTAGTGCTCTCAGAAATATCGATGCTGTGTCTTCTCAGTGCGGAGATTCAATCTGGTGTCTGCAGTGaaagcgtgagacggagtcgtCTTCTTGTTTCATGCAAATCTCTTCATGTCAGTGTGTTTGAATCCAGTGTGAGTCTTCAGCTGAAAGCATTCATGACGAGCCAGAGGACGGTCGGTCTCCTTATTGTGGGAAGCGACAAGCCAAGCCAGTTACAGCAGAAATGCTACATTCCTCCGCTGCGCCTTGCGTCGGGTCTACCTTTGTGGCTAGAATGGCATGCTAACTATTGATCATTGCAGTCATGTTCCCTCTGGGAGTTCGGCTGACAGTCACATGTCGAAGGCTGCACCTTCCTAAAAGTAGAATAGAGACTACAGAGCAACACATTGATCACTCTATCTGCTCATGGTTGGGTTTTAGAGAGACTCTCAGCGAAGGGAAGAGAAGGCCGGGTCAAAACAGGAAAAAGATCATGTTCAGCTAAAGTTTAGTCTATTTGTCACGTAATTAGTAGCCCTGTAGTTCATGTTGGGCATCACACCTTTGCCTGATTGATCTTCCAGCTCCTTTGACAGCTGACTCCGTTTTTACGGACATTGTCGGGGTGAGCAGACCAGAACTCCCCGGTGCTCAGAAACCCGGACGGTGTGTTTGTTGATTCCAGAAACGACACAAGACAAAGATGTCCGACTGCAGCAAATCACAAGGTTTATTGGACAGACGGAATGAAAGACTCTCTAAACACCCGGAGACATTATGCAGAAAGTAGAATCAACGAAATGTGATCACTTTTAATTGATGGTAAGAGAAAGTCCACCAGCTATAGATTCCAATGTTCCCAAATGCTGATTGGTTCCCAAAGGGAAATCATTCACAAAGAAAATCTCCTCGTCACCCAGAATAAGAAGCTGTtgaatggattttattttaagggGCTTAAACTTTAgttccctttcctttcctttgtaATGGTGTCTTCTCTGTCCGCGACCACACCCACCGTCGCCGTCTCATTTACCCTTGCCCTTGTGCTTTCTACGCCCGTGACCACGCCCGTGACTGTGACCGCGCCCGTGACCGTGCCCGCGGCCATGCCCGCCCCCTTCTTCGCTGCTCCCACTACTTCCACTGTAACTCCCACCAGGACTCCCACGGCGGCCAGGACTCCCATGGCGACCGGGACTCCCATGGCGACCGGGACTCCCATCACGGTCAGGGCTGCAACTGCCCTTTCGACGATGTCGATCACGGTCAGGGCTGTGCTTGGAGCCATCACGATGTCGGTCAGGGCTATATTTGGAGTCATCACGATGTCGGTCAGGGCTTTGCTTGGAGTCATCACGATGTCGGTCAGGGCTATATTTGGAGTCATCACGATGTCGGTCAGGGCTTTGCTTGGAGTCATCACGATGTCGGTCAGGGCTTTGCCTGGAGTCATCACGATGTCCCCCCTTGCTTTGACTGTCGTCGTCATCAACTCCGCTCAGGTTGAAGCCATTGGGGCACGAACCTGCCAGAGCAGCCACCAAAAGGAAGAGCTTGAGATGAGAAGTGACTTGAAAACAGGAGTATGAGATGAGATGCTTTTGAAGAGTTTGATACCTTTATCGATGCCGAACATTTCCGTCGACTGTTTTTTTCTCACAATGTCTCCAGAGACGACTCTAAACAAGGAAAAGAGGTGTGGCCCATTTCATTTCAGCTAAACCAGTTTGGCGTTTAGATTACCAGCACGACGGGACACGAAGAGGAGTGAAAGCTGCAGTTCTGAGGCCTGCAGATATTGTGAGAATTCGCTGGGTGTAATTTCTAATTCAGtattttttcatttctaatgcagtacttttcatttctaatgcagtattttttcatttctaatgcagtacattttatttattatgcagTACTTTACATTTCTAATGCAGTACGTTTCATTTCTAATGCAGTACTTTTCATTTCTAATGCAGtattttttcatttctaatgcagtacttttcatttctaatgcagtattttttcatttctaatgcAGTACTTTTCATTTCTAATGCAGTACGTTTCATTTCTAATGCAGTACGTTTCATTTCTAATGCAGTACTTTTCATTTCTAATGCAGTACTTCTTAATTTCTAATGCAGTACTTTTTCATTATTCAGCTCAATCAAGCCAAAGTCAGAACCTCTCAACAAAAGACTTATTTTCTTTAGTCGCGCTGAAACAAAACGATAAATACCAGCGACTTCATGGAAAGCATGAAAAGCGCTGACGCCGTTTGAACGCTTTCCCAACACGAACTTCATCCTCTCAGATTTCTACCGACAGAAGAAGAGACTTGGACTTACATGGACTCGATCGCAGCCGACGCCTCTCTTCTCTGAGAAGGGATCGGCAATGCTTTAGTAAGACGGCCTGTGACGTCATCGGACGAGGTGGGTGGAGCTTGTTGCTTTAGTCATCAATCCAAAGCAAGCCTCTCACCTCACCACAGGTGAACgctgtctcctcctgctccatcacTCCCACACATGCTGATTTGTTGCTTTGGTGTAAATGGAAGCGCCCAATAGGGGGCGACATATCATCAATGATGGATGCAGGtaacccccggggggggggggggggggggggggggggcgtgttggTGGATGGAATGACAGAGCAGCTGTGTTACCTGGACGGTGGAGGGAGCTTGTAAagagtttaaatgtgtttaaaatgcatataaaaaaataatctcagTCTATAATGACAATTCTAAAGTCCAAGAAGAACCAAAGATCTCTTCCTTATCCTCTCACCGTCTCTTTGACATGCTGCTGGTGACTAAATGAAACGCACCTCCACCTGCTGTCGTCTTCCAGACCGCGTGCTACTTATCCCGTCGGTATTATATCCTACCTGGCAAATGGCATCTGAATCCAATTACTCACAGCAAAGTGTGTGGCTGTGCTCAGAGCCACAGGGAGGCCCGGGTCATTAGGAGGGGGGGAGGCGGAGCCCCCGTGTGTTTCAGAACCGGGCCCCTGCtgaggacgccccccccccccccccctcgctctgaGCGTGTCCAGAGACCAAAcgctgggctttttttttttttttatcaaagtgAAAAACTCGCTCGGACATTGTTTGCTTTCCCACAAAGCTGCTCTGGgtcaggtgccccccccccccgcaggaggaGTGGTACGGTCCATGTTGTTCAGGTGAGTTGACACTGCTGAGGCCATATCAGTGGAGCCCATTGTTGTCAGGGCCTTTCAGCACAGGGGGAGGACATGTTGGGACTCTGGAAGATTAGACGTTGCCCTCGGaggttcttcttcctctttctttaaCCTCTTTAATCATTTCTGTCTTCGTCATCCGAATCAATTGTTTCGATCAGGAAGCTGCGGATGCTGCTGCGATAACAGCAGGCTTTCTTCATCTGGATGACACATGACGGGTTCGGAGATCCCGACCTTCAGCCCGGCCGACCGCTTGATGGGAACATTAAATGTCTTGAAGGGGAAAAGGGGAGGCGACAACATTTGAGCAGGTAAACTGGAGTCAATCTGATTCGCAGCCTGAGAATCGGCGTTTTTTACTGGTTGCTGTGTTTCATCTTCAGGTTAGCATCGTGTCGGAACATTTTACTCTCCTGTAGGTTTCATTGTTGGGCTGCAGGCCTGGTTAAGCCCAGCTGTGATGACTGGTGCACTTctattgtgttgttgtgtttggagCTCAGCGGGGtcacaggccgccgccgccgcccgctgGTGAATCAGCAGGATGTGTCACCAGCGAGTTGATGGCAACTTCTGAGCCATCATTGATAAATCAGGCCGACGCCTCGATTTGTCccaaaagtaataaataatgaGTCACAAATGACATTATTTAGCATAAATCACAATTTATTCCTGAAGTTACGACTCATTTCCCAGattaaatgtgtcattttaataaGCTCCAGAGCGATTGATCAAACACGGGTTGTGTTAAACTCCAAGGAGCTGCAGCGTCTCCTCCTCAGTGGAGgagttttcctcctcctcctcctcctcctcctggtatCTCCCAGAACAGGCCCAACATTCCTGTCTCTGCTGACAAGGACTCCGAAGTAGACCAACAGAAAGACCGCAGAGACGTGACTGAAGGTACAGACTGgtaccagaaccagacccagaaccagttAACTCTGCGGCTAAAacgtaaaacataaaaatgtcagCGTGCTCGAAAAAGAAGGAATTTCATTTAAAGTAATTTCCCTCATAAAAGACGTAAAACTGTTTGAAAATATAAAAGTCTTCAATTCTTTTCTGAAATGTTCAGTGTCTAATTTGTGATCAGGTGTGAGAGGAATCTTTCCCAGAATTCCCTGCGGCTCTGCCGCTTAAAACTCCAGATTACAGCAGGACGCCGGGCGGGACAATAGCCCCTCCCCTTTGTCTCAAATCTCCCCTTTATAATCCCCGAGGAAATCTCCACAGCACGCGGTGGAGTGTTCCCGGGAGGAGGGTCCGAGGTTCCGTCTCAACGCCGGGACAGTTTGAACCCGTGTTTTCAGAGGTCGCTGGTGAGTTCCCATGTTTATAGTGATTTAGTCGCAGCAGAAATCAGGAACAGACACGGACAGAAATGTCCCCGTGAGACGAGAACCAGCCGTTTAGCTGCTGCTCTGGGGAACCAGCCGTTCGGTTGG of Brachionichthys hirsutus isolate HB-005 chromosome 24, CSIRO-AGI_Bhir_v1, whole genome shotgun sequence contains these proteins:
- the LOC137912131 gene encoding growth/differentiation factor 8-like; this encodes MLLFLPLSVFLSAGLSLETNRTSELLPDGREQCSACDLREHSKQMRLHGIRSQILSILRLDQAPNISRDMIRQLLPKAPPLTRLLEQYDPRVEDEDEQRATTETIITMATQPSVDELSSCCLFSLNPKIQPRNILRAQLWVHLRPADVLTSVFLQVSRLKPGKEGNSTRVRVRSLKIRADAGASSWQSIDVKSLLQTWLRQPETSYGLEINAFGSEGEDLAVTSSEPGEEGLQPFIEVKILDSPKRSRRDSSLDCDEESAETRCCRYPLTVDFEEFGWDWIIAPKRYRANYCSGECEFMHLQQYPHAHLVNKANPRGTAGPCCTPTKMSPINMLYFNRKEQIIYGKIPSMVVDHCGCS